CTTTGCCGATACCACTACTAGCACCAGTAATGATCGCTCTAAGTCGGTTCGGGGCATTTTCCATGATATTATTGCGTTTACTAGATATTTTTAACGGCTAAATTAGGTTATTCCCTCTTTAGCAAGTAGTTGAAAATATTAAAGATGAATTACGACTTATTTGCCAAAATCACCAATGGCAATTATAACACTATTGAGTTGACATAACTTATTTCTGAGTTAATTATTTATTTTTTTTTATCTCAAGCCCCTAAAGCATTGGTATAAATCTATGCTAATTAATGAAATTTAACCATAGACATTCAAGATTCGTTAATCATAACTCTTAAATTAAGTTCATAAATTTCCTGATTAATAAAAATTAAGTGTTAATTGTTGATTTTGTTTATCTTGAATAGAAGGTAAATAATTCATTATTAATAGTTCTTTTCCTTTCGGTACAGAAGATTTTTTATAATTGTTCATTCCGTATTGTAACTCCCATTCTTGAAGATAATACTCCACAAAATTATCTTTGATAAACTTACAATTATCATAAGTAATTAGCCACTTATGTTGACATTTTTTTATAATGTTAATAAATTTTTTATGATTAAATTCTGAATGTAGATTACCTTTTTTTCCGTATAATTTTGATTTTGCATTATTATAATAAGGTGGATCAAGAAATAGAAAAGCATTATTACTATTATCTTTAATCACATTCTCAAAATCTAAATTAGTTATAGTAATATCTTTTAAAATCTGCTCTAACAATTCTAAACGTTCGATCGAAGAATCAGTAAATCTTTTTTCAAAAGCACCTTGAGAAAATCCGCCAGATTCTACAGTACCAGAAAAAGTAATTCTATTTAAAATAAAAAATCTCGTTGCTCTTTCTAAGTCTGTTAAATTCTCTATATTAACAGTCGTCAATTCTCGAAAAAGTTGTTTTCCATCTTGATAATTTTCTTTACATTTTTTTATCTCATTAACTAAATTAACTAAATCAGATTGAGCAATTTTCCAAAACAAATACAATTCTGGATTTAAGTCATTAATCCAAATTTTTAAACCGGGGTTTTTTTGTTTTAAATAAATAAACATTGATCCACCTCCCACCATTGGCTCTCTATATTCACTAAAATCATCAGGTAGGTGTTGGCAAAGATAATCAATTGCTCGACTTTTTCCCCCTGGATAACGTAATGGACTTTTAATCATTTTAACCATTATTTGTAATTAGTATATTTAACTTTTTATTTCGTTTTACTTCTAGCAATAGCTTATAAATTATACCTACTTCTTGATTAGTCAATATAAAAATATTATTTTCGATAAACTTTTCTAATTCCTGACTTTCTGTAGATTCTGATAATAAAATTTCCTCTTTAATGTTATTACCTGTCAATTTTAATCGACAACTAAACTGTAATTCTTGATCTTCTAAATAGAGATGATCTAAATTAGAATATAAAATCAGTTTAAATAATCCATCTTGTATATCATCTAATGACGGTAAACATTTTTTTGATGAATTTTTTGATTCTTGAATAATATAATTTTGTTTATCAATAATAATTTCATCAGCAGTAAGATGATAAATTCCTCCTAAATCATTTTCAATCTCGAAAACTCCTTTGCATCCATCAACTAAATACTCTAAATTATGTTCAGTTTGTATTTCTCTATTAATTGCTTGTTGTGAAAATTTTAAAGAAATATTCTTAAATTCCTCAAAATCTGTTTGAATATCTTTTAAATATTCTCTTAATCTATCTTGATTATGTATTTTAACACCTGTCTTATTTTCTATCTTTTTGTAACAATTTAATGCTAAATTGAAAATATTTATAAATTCATTTTCAAATAAATTTTTGTTCCAATGTAAAGCACTTTGTTTATAGTTAAATATTTTTTCTATTTGTTGCTTAATAAAATTATTATTAAATTTTTGTTCTGATAATTTATCTTTTGAAATTTGGCCTTTTTTTTGACTTTTTTCTGCGTCTTCGTAATAGCCTAAAATAATATAAATATTTAACAAATTCATCCAACAAAATGTCGTAAATCCTATTTTGTCTAAATCACCATCTTTTCCTTCATCTTTAATTATCGGAATAATAGTTATCACCTTTGATTGACTGTAAGTATTATACATTCTCGCAAAAGGATAACTTCTCGTACGTTTCGGAGATACCCATTTAGAATAAGCTATATTTTTATCTTCTAATTGAATTAATCCAAAACCGTCACAAATATTAATATTAAATTCTTGAAAACTATAAAGTTTTAAACTTTGAATTAAGCGAGGATTATAAATAACATTTTTAATCACACCTTTAAATTTTAAAATATTATTCATAAATTTTTTTTGATGCAAAACAAAATTGAATGCGTATTCTATATATTTGATTGTCTATTATTACAAATGTGATCAACTCTTTAATAATTAAACCCGATAAACTTTAAAAAACTTAATCTTATATTAAATTTTTGACAAAAAAAGTGAGGTAATTGATAAATCTTTCTATAATGTTTAGTTAATAAAGCAAAGAGAAAAAAGGGCTATGCTTAAGAATTTCTTTAGATTTTTAGCTAGTTAAACTCTACATTTTAGGAAGAAATTATGGTCAATAATCACATCCCCAAAAAACAAGGATTATACGATCCTCAAAACGAACATGATGCCTGTGGTGTCGGTTTTGTTGTCAATAAATATGGGAAGAAATCTCATGAAATAGTAGGTCAGGCATTGACTATTTTGATTAATTTAGATCATAGAGGCGGTTGTGGTGCAGAACCGAATACAGGGGATGGTGCAGGAATTTTAATGCAGTTACCCGATGGTTTTATGCGTAAAGAAGCCCAAAAATTGGGCATAGAATTACCTCCTATGGGAGATTATGCCGTAGGTATGATTTTTGCATCTCCCGACAAAGAAGCAAGAAATAAAGCCAGAAAAATATTTGAGCAGGTTGTGGCAGAAGAAGGACAAAAAGTCTTAGGATGGCGTGACGTGCCTACGGATAACTCAGATTTGGGTAAAAGTGCCTTGAATTGTGAGCCTTTTATGCAACAGGTATTTATCGCTAAAAATCCCACAATTACTGATAATCTAGTATTTGAACGCAAATTATATGTAATTCGCAAACGCTCTCATAATGCCATTAAAGCAACAAAAGTTGATGAGTATTGGTATCCTGCTACCCTTTCCAGCAGAACCATCGTTTATAAGGGAATGTTGCGCCCTGAGCAAGTGGGAAAATACTATTTAGACTTGAGTAATCCTGAGTTAGAAACTGCTCTAGCCCTTGTACACTCTCGTTTTAGCACCAATACTTTCCCCAGTTGGGATCGCGCTCACCCTTACCGCTACATCACCCATAACGGCGAAATAAACACCCTTAGAGGCAACATTAACTGGATGCACGCGCGTCAATCCCTGTTTAAATCCGATTTATTTGGAGATGATATGGCGAAACTTCAGCCTGTAATTAACCTCAATGGTAGTGATTCTTTAATTTTTGATAATGCCTTAGAAATGTTGGTATTAAGTGGGCGTAGTCTCTCTCATGGGGTAATGATGATGATTCCTGAGCCTTGGAGTGGCCATGAGTCTATGAGTGAGGAGAAAAAAGCCTTTTATCAATACCATTCTTGCTTAATGGAACCTTGGGATGGCCCAGCTTCCATCGCATTTACAGACGGGAAACAAATAGGCGCGATCCTCGATCGCAACGGCTTACGTCCTTCTCGCTATACTGTTACTAAAGATGGATTAGTCATCATGGCATCGGAAGCGGGGGTATTGCCCATCGAACCTGAAAGAGTAGAAAGTAAAGGCAGACTGCAACCCGGACAAATGTTCTTAGTGGATATGGAAGCAGGGCGCATCGTGCCAGACGAGGAAGTAAAAGCACCCATTATCAATCAACATCCCTATCAACAATGGTTAGATGATCACTTATATAGACTAGAAGAATTACCAACCCCTTCTGTGAAACAGGCTTCCAGCCTGTATGATAAAGATCTGATCGCCTTACAACAAACCTTTGGTTATACTTTTGAAGACTTAAGAATGCTCCTCGCCCCTATGGGTAAAGATGGAGTAGAATCGATTGGTGCAATGGGTATCGATACGCCGTTAGCAGTATTGAGCGATCGCCCCAAATTGTTGTATGATTACTTTAAACAACTGTTTGCTCAGGTGACAAATCCCCCCATTGACCCCATCAGAGAAGCAATTATCACCTCTGCGGAAACAACCATCGGTAAAGAAGGTAACTTATTAGAGCCTACTCCCGAAAGTTGTCATCTCATCGCCCTCAAAACTCCCATTCTTACCAATGAAGAATTAGCAATTCTCAAAAGCCTAGATTGTCCTAGTATCCATCATTTCGACAACCCTGCCTTAAATCCTCCCATCACCAAAGCCAATGATAATCACGGATTTAAAGCTCACACCTGTTCAATTTTATTTGACCCCAAATCAGGGGTAAAAGGGCTAGAAAGCACCTTAGAGAGCATTTTTGAGGAGGTAGATCAAGCCATTGAAAGGGGATGCACCCATATTATTTTGAGCGATCGAGATGTAAATTTTTACAACGCTCCCATACCTGCCCTATTAGCCGTATCTGGCTTACATCATCATCTCATTCGTAAAGGCACAAGGACTCAAGTGGGTATCATCCTTGAATCAGGCGAACCCAAAGAAGTCCATCATTTTGCTGTATTATTAGGTTATGGTTGCGGTGCGATCAATCCTTACCTTGCCCTTGAAACCTTTAAAGATATGATTAAACAAGGGTTAGTCACCGATGTTGACCATAAAACCGCTTGTAAAAATTATATCAAAGCAGTCACCAAAGGCATCATTAAAATTGCCTCTAAAATTGGTATTTCTACCATCCAAAGCTATCGAGGGGCGCAAATCTTCGAGGCGATCGGACTTAATCAAGATCTCATTGATAAGTATTTTACATGGACAGCATCCCGTTTGCAAGGCATTGGTTTAGACGTGATTGCCCAAGAAACCATCATGCGTCATAGTCATGCTTTCCCTGACAGACAAGTTAACGGGCATACCCTTGATGCAGGAGGGGAATATCAATGGCGTAAAGACGGCGAGGCACATTTATTTAACCCTCAAACCATTCACACCTTACAACAGGCAGTGCAACAGGGAGATTACGAATTATACAAAAAATACTCCCAGATGATCAACGATCATGGTAAGCAATTCTTCCGTTTGCGTGACTTATTGGAGTTTAAACAACGGGAATCCATACCTATTGAAGAAGTTGAGCCTATCGAAAACATCATGAAGCGCTTTAAAACAGGGGCGATGAGTTACGGTTCAATTTCCAAAGAAGCCCATGAGTCTCTCGCTATTGCCATGAATCGCATTGGCGGTAAATCTAATACAGGGGAAGGAGGGGAAGACCCCCAGCGCTATACTTGGACTAATGAGCAAGGAGACTCGAAAAATAGTGCTATCAAACAGGTAGCTAGTGGGCGTTTTGGTGTCACCAGTCTTTACTTATCCCAAGCTAAAGAGATACAAATTAAAATGGCGCAGGGTGCAAAACCGGGTGAAGGTGGGCAATTACCGGGTAAAAAAGTCTATCCTTGGATTGCGAAGGTACGTTATTCTACCCCCGGAGTGGGCTTAATTTCTCCTCCTCCTCACCATGATATTTACTCCATTGAAGACTTAGCGGAGTTAATCCATGACTTGAAAAACGCTAACCGCAACGCCCGTATTAATGTAAAATTAGTGTCAGAAGTAGGGGTAGGTACGATCGCAGCAGGGGTTGCCAAAGCCAAAGCGGATGTTGTGTTAATCTCTGGTTATGACGGAGGCACAGGTGCTTCTCCTCGCACATCTATTAAACACGCAGGACTACCGTGGGAATTGGGATTAGCGGAAACTCACCAAACCTTGTTATTAAATAACCTCCGCAGTCGTATTGTGGTAGAAACCGATGGGCAAATGAAAACAGGGCGAGACATTGCGATCGCAACTCTGTTAGGTGCTGAGGAATACGGCTTTTCAACCGCTCCCTTAGTTACTTTGGGATGTATCATGATGCGTGTGTGTCATTTGAATACTTGCCCTGTGGGGGTAGCTACCCAAAACCCCGAACTTCGTGCTAAATTTACGGGTGATCCTGCTTATACTGTCAATTTCATGAAATTTATCGCCCAAGAAATGCGGGAAATCATGGCAGAGTTAGGCTTCCGCACGGTGAATGAGATGGTAGGACGTACTGATGTCTTAAATCCCAAAGGTGCGATCGAGCATTGGAAAGCGAAAGGTATTGATATTTCTCCTATTCTCCATCAACCCAAAGTTGATCCAAATATGCCCCGTCACTGTACCATAAAACAGGATCACGGTTTAGATCAATCCCTCGATATGACTACTTTACTAGATTTATGCAAAGGTGCGATCGAGCATGGCGAAAAAGTAAAAGCCACCTTACCCATTAAAAACATTAACCGTGTAGTCGGCACAATCTTAGGTAACGAGATTACCAAAAAACATTGGGAAGGCTTACCCGAAGATACCGTGCATTTGCATTTCGTTGGTAGTGCAGGACAAAGTTTAGGTGCATTTGTACCCAAAGGAGTTACCCTTGAATTAGAAGGAGACGCTAACGACTATATCGGCAAAGGCTTAAGCGGTGGTAAAATCATCGTTTATCCCGACAAAAAAGCTACTTTTGAAGCGGATGAGAATATCATTGTCGGTAACGTAGCCTTGTATGGTGCAACCAGTGGCGAAGCCTATATTTCAGGGGTTGCAGGAGAGCGCTTCTGTGTCCGTAACTCAGGTGTAACTACCGTTGTGGAAGGAGTGGGCGATCATGGTTGCGAATACATGACAGGTGGTAAAGTGGTTATCATCGGTAAAACGGGGCGTAACTTTGCCGCAGGAATGAGTGGCGGTGTCGCCTATATCCTCGATGAAACGGGGGATTTTGCTACCCACTGCAATACGGAGATGGTTGGTTTAGAAACCCTTGAGGATGCTTCAGAAATTGCCGAATTAAAACAATTAATTGTCAAACATCAACAATTTACTAATAGTAAAAAAGCCCAAAAAGTTCTCGATAATTGGGAGGAAAATATCAGTAAATTTGTCAAAGTAATGCCTCGTGATTACAAGCGAGTTTTAGAAGCATTAAAAGAGGCAATTAATTCTGGATTAAGCGGTGATGAAGCGTTAAATGCGGCGTTTGAAGCCAACGCCCAAGATGTAGCCCGTGTCGGCGGAAGTTAATCCCCCTAAATCTCTCCTAAAAAGGGGGAGACTGTTTAATAACCGAACTTCCCCCTTTGGCAAAAACTAAAACTTATATCCCTCAAAAGTTTAAGAGCATATTAGACATCTCCAACAATTCCTAAAAATCGGATTACAACCCTTATTCTGTCGTTGTAAAATGATAGTTTCTGGAGATGTCTATTAGAATTTATCTGTTGGCGAAACATCCTTAAATGATCTAAAATCGATAGGTCTAGCCTTTGTATGTTGGTTATCTAATCCGAGTTCTTTACAAATATTGCTATAAATTTTTGGTGGGAATCCTCCGTGAAAATCCCATTCATTTCCTCCATCTTGCATTGTCAAAATACCCGATATATTTTTGTACTTATAACCCAGTTTCTGTTTTACAATATACATTGAAAGCTGTTTACTATGTGTAAAATTTTTGGGACGCATTTCTTCTAATAATAGATATAACTCCTCAGCTTCATCAATACTCAAAGAGTATTTCGCACTTAGCTTTCTAACTTCATTCTCTTTATCAACCCGAATCTGTTTTTGACGTTCAACTTCTTGACGTTCTCTTTCTCTTTGAAGTTCTATTTGTCTTAAGCGTTCAACCTCAACATCTTTGCGTTTTCTTTCCCCCGCCTCCCTCCGTTGATTCTCTAAGTTATTTCTTTGAAGACTTAATTCATCTTTGCGATTAGTTCCAACTAACTCTATTGTGACAATATCAAGCCAACTAGGTTTTGATGAGTCTATGTTTTTCCAGATATTTTCTACTTTTCCGATTAAATCAGATAATTCACTGACATGATTTTCGGGTATCTCATCCTTATGTAGCCAACACTCCTTAACTTGTTCCCCTTTTTGAGTCTGTTCAATTTCATACCATAAATTTAGTCCTTGAAAATTCTCCTCATTGTCCAATTTCTCAGCAATTTCAGGATGTTTTGCTTTAATTTTCTTAATATGAAAAAAAACTCTTCTATGGGGATTTAAAAAACGACCAGTAATAAATCCAAATCCTCTATTTGAATTGTAGCTTTTGACACTGCCAAAGTCTATTGCCATAAACAAAACCTATTCTATAAGCTCACTTACTGGATATTATTATGATACTATATCTCATATAACTATACCCTAATATTATGCGATCGCATCTTATATGTATAAGAATTTTTAAGTCCTTTAAAAGTATGATAAATAATGGCTGATTTATCTCCAGAAAATAAACGAATAATCAATCATCTTAAAGATAAATTGTTAGACATTTTGAACGAAGCAAAAAAAGTAGAGTTTTTGTTATTACAGCGTTTTGGTGAGAATTTGGATACTTACGATAGTTTAGAACAATTAACCGAAATAAGCGAACAAGCAAGAACTCGTTTTACTAAATTGTCTAATTTACAAATACATATTGCTGAATCTCAACCAGAAATCTCAAGCTCTTTGCTACAATTTATTCATCAAGCTATTGTCAGTAGTGAAGTCAAAATTCCAGCCTTAGAGCAAAGTATAAAAGAAATTAAAACAGATTGGAACTTATAATTATGAATAATCAAGAACCAAAAATTCCAAATCCTGAAAAAATTGCCGAAACTCTAAAAAAAGCTCGTCGTGCTTGTTGGGAAATGGAATTAGCAGGATTAGAATTAGATGAGGCGATCGCACTTTTAGAGCAAGAAAATCGTAATCAACGTAAACAATATTTAAACAAGGTTTTAAGCTAATAATTTGAGGAGATGCGATGGAATCCCTTAATCCCTTAAAAGATAAACTATAATTTAGATTACATCGAAAATTTAAAAATTAGGATGCGACCGTTTTTCAGTAAATAATTAAAACAAATCATCTTCAGTTAAATTAGCTTGTTTTAAAATAGCTTTAAGAGTACCAATTTTCGGATCTTTATTGCTATGAATCGGTATTGATAAAGTTGTCTCTAATCCTTCTTTGTCAAAAATATGATGACTACCTTTAACACGCTTTAAAACCCAGTCATATTTTTGCACTATTGTAGATAATTTCTTCCCTGAAACTGTAAGTGCGATCGCATCTACTATGGAAAGGAAAATTGATCGACAACCATAAGCCACAATTTTAAATTGTATAAAAAAAATCCCCCTATATTTAGGAGGAAAAAATATTACAATTTTCGATAATTTTCGATTAAGAAAGCCATCCTTTTAATCTTCTTGCAACTTGTGGTCTTCTTAATTTACGCATAGCTTTAGTTTGAATTTGTCTGACTCTTTCCCGAGATAAATCAAAAATCTTACCGACTTCTTCTAAAGTG
This is a stretch of genomic DNA from Cyanobacterium aponinum PCC 10605. It encodes these proteins:
- a CDS encoding DNA adenine methylase, which codes for MIKSPLRYPGGKSRAIDYLCQHLPDDFSEYREPMVGGGSMFIYLKQKNPGLKIWINDLNPELYLFWKIAQSDLVNLVNEIKKCKENYQDGKQLFRELTTVNIENLTDLERATRFFILNRITFSGTVESGGFSQGAFEKRFTDSSIERLELLEQILKDITITNLDFENVIKDNSNNAFLFLDPPYYNNAKSKLYGKKGNLHSEFNHKKFINIIKKCQHKWLITYDNCKFIKDNFVEYYLQEWELQYGMNNYKKSSVPKGKELLIMNYLPSIQDKQNQQLTLNFY
- a CDS encoding type II toxin-antitoxin system HicA family toxin, giving the protein MAYGCRSIFLSIVDAIALTVSGKKLSTIVQKYDWVLKRVKGSHHIFDKEGLETTLSIPIHSNKDPKIGTLKAILKQANLTEDDLF
- the gltB gene encoding glutamate synthase large subunit, yielding MVNNHIPKKQGLYDPQNEHDACGVGFVVNKYGKKSHEIVGQALTILINLDHRGGCGAEPNTGDGAGILMQLPDGFMRKEAQKLGIELPPMGDYAVGMIFASPDKEARNKARKIFEQVVAEEGQKVLGWRDVPTDNSDLGKSALNCEPFMQQVFIAKNPTITDNLVFERKLYVIRKRSHNAIKATKVDEYWYPATLSSRTIVYKGMLRPEQVGKYYLDLSNPELETALALVHSRFSTNTFPSWDRAHPYRYITHNGEINTLRGNINWMHARQSLFKSDLFGDDMAKLQPVINLNGSDSLIFDNALEMLVLSGRSLSHGVMMMIPEPWSGHESMSEEKKAFYQYHSCLMEPWDGPASIAFTDGKQIGAILDRNGLRPSRYTVTKDGLVIMASEAGVLPIEPERVESKGRLQPGQMFLVDMEAGRIVPDEEVKAPIINQHPYQQWLDDHLYRLEELPTPSVKQASSLYDKDLIALQQTFGYTFEDLRMLLAPMGKDGVESIGAMGIDTPLAVLSDRPKLLYDYFKQLFAQVTNPPIDPIREAIITSAETTIGKEGNLLEPTPESCHLIALKTPILTNEELAILKSLDCPSIHHFDNPALNPPITKANDNHGFKAHTCSILFDPKSGVKGLESTLESIFEEVDQAIERGCTHIILSDRDVNFYNAPIPALLAVSGLHHHLIRKGTRTQVGIILESGEPKEVHHFAVLLGYGCGAINPYLALETFKDMIKQGLVTDVDHKTACKNYIKAVTKGIIKIASKIGISTIQSYRGAQIFEAIGLNQDLIDKYFTWTASRLQGIGLDVIAQETIMRHSHAFPDRQVNGHTLDAGGEYQWRKDGEAHLFNPQTIHTLQQAVQQGDYELYKKYSQMINDHGKQFFRLRDLLEFKQRESIPIEEVEPIENIMKRFKTGAMSYGSISKEAHESLAIAMNRIGGKSNTGEGGEDPQRYTWTNEQGDSKNSAIKQVASGRFGVTSLYLSQAKEIQIKMAQGAKPGEGGQLPGKKVYPWIAKVRYSTPGVGLISPPPHHDIYSIEDLAELIHDLKNANRNARINVKLVSEVGVGTIAAGVAKAKADVVLISGYDGGTGASPRTSIKHAGLPWELGLAETHQTLLLNNLRSRIVVETDGQMKTGRDIAIATLLGAEEYGFSTAPLVTLGCIMMRVCHLNTCPVGVATQNPELRAKFTGDPAYTVNFMKFIAQEMREIMAELGFRTVNEMVGRTDVLNPKGAIEHWKAKGIDISPILHQPKVDPNMPRHCTIKQDHGLDQSLDMTTLLDLCKGAIEHGEKVKATLPIKNINRVVGTILGNEITKKHWEGLPEDTVHLHFVGSAGQSLGAFVPKGVTLELEGDANDYIGKGLSGGKIIVYPDKKATFEADENIIVGNVALYGATSGEAYISGVAGERFCVRNSGVTTVVEGVGDHGCEYMTGGKVVIIGKTGRNFAAGMSGGVAYILDETGDFATHCNTEMVGLETLEDASEIAELKQLIVKHQQFTNSKKAQKVLDNWEENISKFVKVMPRDYKRVLEALKEAINSGLSGDEALNAAFEANAQDVARVGGS
- a CDS encoding cold-shock protein, whose product is MAIDFGSVKSYNSNRGFGFITGRFLNPHRRVFFHIKKIKAKHPEIAEKLDNEENFQGLNLWYEIEQTQKGEQVKECWLHKDEIPENHVSELSDLIGKVENIWKNIDSSKPSWLDIVTIELVGTNRKDELSLQRNNLENQRREAGERKRKDVEVERLRQIELQRERERQEVERQKQIRVDKENEVRKLSAKYSLSIDEAEELYLLLEEMRPKNFTHSKQLSMYIVKQKLGYKYKNISGILTMQDGGNEWDFHGGFPPKIYSNICKELGLDNQHTKARPIDFRSFKDVSPTDKF